The genome window AAGCTCCGCATTTTTCCCTGGGATACTTTTCCAGGCTTGCCATACAGCCGATAAGAAACAACGCGCATATAACCGATGCCATGATGATCCGTTTTTGCATGCTATCCTCCTCTTCGACTATTTTTTATCGCCACGTTCCACGGCGTTCATACGCATCAGGATACGTCGCATCGGTTGTATCTTACCACCATTTCCGTGTCAGATACTCGACCGAGAAAATGTTAGGGGAAATGTTCGCTTCTTCCTCGAAGCGCATGTTGCTGAAAAGGAGCTCGGACTTCGTGCCGCGCTTCAGGGTTTTCATCTCGAGACCTGTCGGATAATACACCTGCAGGCCCTTGACGTTCTTGCGTGTTATGAAGGACAACAGGTTCATTTCCTTTTGCTTGATCTTGTTCTCGTCATAGTATTCAAGCTTGAGGGTCAGCAGCGTTTTCTTCTCGAGGTAGGTCACCTTGCGGCCGTACCCGGTGTCCCGCGCGATCTGATCGTTCTTGGGCAGGCTCTCGATCACATAGCATTCGAATTCTTTCCCCTTGAATACTATACGGGTATCGGGAAGGGCCTTGTAGGTGCACTCGGTATAATCGGGTTTTCCGATGTCGCCGTTCGTGAAATCACTGCCGAAAAAGCTGAGGCGCTTGTCGGCGCCGGTGACTTTCTTCGCCTTTCTGATTCCCTTGAGGTATACGTACTTGATGTCAGGCTCGTTCTTGAAATTGTACATCATATATGAATTGCCGTTATCGTCGGCGGGGGCGAGAAAGCAGCTGATGTAATTTTCTTTCTGCTGGTTCGTGCCGATGAATTCCGTGTACGATGCCATGACCAGCTTCTTCTGGAACCGGAGGTCCCCGGTGCTTCCGTAAATCTTGATGGCCGCCTCGCCTTTGACCTTCTGAAAAATCGGCTGATCGTCGTTCATTTTCATCAAACGGGCCCCCTTTTCTTCGGCTGTTTCAGACAGCGCCGAAAGAGAGAAACCGAAAACCATTACTGCAATGATCGGTAGTTTAAAAAAACGCATTGATGCCTCCATATAACATTATAGTGATAAATCTTTTAATCCGGAAAGATTTATGCATGCGAGATCAGAGGATCTTCGCATGTGCAACCATGAACAGAATTAGCCGTACGCTGTGTCTATATATATTTTGCGAGGCGGACAGCCTTGGTCACGGCGGCTGCCATACTCATTCAGCATATCTTTATTAAAATACGCGAGCTCGTTTAATTGTAAATAATAAAAATAAAAAAATGAATGGAATAATGCTGGAGCGATCCCGCGTGAGGGCGGGACGGGGTTGGATGGGATTTTACGATGGAATGGATGATCATTTGAAAAGTCGCAATTCCGTTTCCTTTGCGTCTCTGTAAGCGGTTTTTTTCAGCATATCCCTCATGTTGCACAGGACAGTAAAAGGCCGTTTTACCACTGCCATGTTGGCCATCAAAGGGGTCAACTTCCCTCCGGGGTCGCTGTGCATCTGGTAGATGACTTTGATCGTACCCCGGGCCGTGTCGGGGATAAAGGACCAGGAACCGGAAATCTGCCTGACCCGAATTGTTTTTGCCCGTTCCGGAAGAAAATCATGGAGGCTGGTCAACTTCAGGGTCACCGCTGCCGTGCGGGGGTCCCGGGAGGCGGTGACCTTGAATACGGAATCGCGGTCATCGGCCGGGAAGGGGAGCTTTATAACGTGGTAGAGGATCATCTCCCTGGAATTGATCATTTTTATCAGGCGCGATTCCTTCAGGTTGGGGAACCAGAGCGGATATGAAGATATGTCTTCCATGAGCTTGAGGACGCTTGTCATGGTGGCCTCGACCTCGATGACCGCCTTGAATTCCTTGAAGCCTGATCCCGGAATATCCCTGGTCAAAACCTGGATCCCTTTCCGGTTTTTTTTGAGCTTCCAGTCGTTTTTTTGCGCCGGCGCCATGAAAGGCAACAATAAGGACACAACAGCGATGGCTACTGCGGCGCAAAGCCGGGTTTTTTTCATGGTGTACCTGCTAATGGATAACGATTGTTGCGGAAGGTTTTGCCGCAATTCATGCAGGCTAGTATGATGGGGATGTTTTTGTAAAGAAAAATTATGGATGCCCATGCCCCCCTGATTTACGACTGCTACCTGGGATACACAATGCTTCCCGACATGTTTTTCCCGTCCATGGAAAAAATAATTGATTTTTCATTTGCGGCTTCATCTGATATCATATCTTGATGCATTGATCATGTCAGGTCAGGTTGCCGAAATGACTCTCCGCGGAGGACCGCAGGCAGCCCCGACCGGGGATACCCTATGTCGCGACCCATATCAATAATCGTGCGGCTTTCGCTGAAGATGGAAACGTACGCCTTCCTCATGGTCACCCCCCTTATCGTCTATTTCGTTGTCATCAGCGGAGCCCACCGGGGCCCGGACGTCATGATCATCGTTGTGGGCGCCGTGCTGGCGGTTCCCTTTGTGCTGATGTTCGGCATACCCCTTCGCATTATAAGGCTCTTTCCATTGCTCAACTCATTGTATGGTCCCGGATCGGAAAGCCTCTCCGAAGAAAAGCTGATGCGTATCAAGCGGGGCCTCCTCGCATACCCGCTCTATGAAGGGATCGTGATAATTTTCAGATGGCTCCTCGGCTTGACCATCGCCGCGTTCTACGTGTACCGTGTAACCGGGATTTTCGGCGATATCGAATACCTCCTGTCCATCATACTCGTCGTCCCGCTGAGCTATACCCTTTTCTATTTTACAACGGAGAACTTTCTGGCGAGGGTTCTCATGGATGATCGTTTGAGCACCGTCATGCTGCAGCCCGGCACGTTCAGGCACGCCAGCCTTTTCATCAAGATGCTCCTGATTCTCTGTTCGATCATCATTATCCCTACGGTCGTTTTCGGTTATTTATTCGTACTCTCCCAGGCGGGGCTGATTCATTTTCAATACATACGGCTCCATATTACCTTCATCGTCGTGCTGTCGATCCTATCGATCGTCAGCACGGCCTACGAATCGACGATCACGATACGC of Spirochaetota bacterium contains these proteins:
- a CDS encoding outer membrane lipoprotein-sorting protein, with protein sequence MRFFKLPIIAVMVFGFSLSALSETAEEKGARLMKMNDDQPIFQKVKGEAAIKIYGSTGDLRFQKKLVMASYTEFIGTNQQKENYISCFLAPADDNGNSYMMYNFKNEPDIKYVYLKGIRKAKKVTGADKRLSFFGSDFTNGDIGKPDYTECTYKALPDTRIVFKGKEFECYVIESLPKNDQIARDTGYGRKVTYLEKKTLLTLKLEYYDENKIKQKEMNLLSFITRKNVKGLQVYYPTGLEMKTLKRGTKSELLFSNMRFEEEANISPNIFSVEYLTRKWW
- a CDS encoding START domain-containing protein, with product MKKTRLCAAVAIAVVSLLLPFMAPAQKNDWKLKKNRKGIQVLTRDIPGSGFKEFKAVIEVEATMTSVLKLMEDISSYPLWFPNLKESRLIKMINSREMILYHVIKLPFPADDRDSVFKVTASRDPRTAAVTLKLTSLHDFLPERAKTIRVRQISGSWSFIPDTARGTIKVIYQMHSDPGGKLTPLMANMAVVKRPFTVLCNMRDMLKKTAYRDAKETELRLFK